A genomic region of Serratia fonticola contains the following coding sequences:
- a CDS encoding ATP-binding protein, whose product MHITEKIEQLTHILASLERVTVAVSGGVDSMTLAYLAHQTLGNKATMAHAVSPAVPRNDTQRIENYTQELGWNLRLVQTGEIALREYRENPVNRCYYCKNCLYTTLNALKTGQVISGTNVDDLGDFRPGLIAAQEHHVRHPYVEADIDKKTLRAIATHLGLKQLANLPASPCLASRVETGIIIQPPQLEVINQIENLVRQQVMTDNIRCRITARQLVIQIDQPALTTLAEAQISNMQTAIIDTAKHAGLMLPVIFAPYQRGSAFIKDN is encoded by the coding sequence ATGCACATCACAGAAAAGATTGAACAGCTGACACATATCCTTGCCTCACTGGAGCGGGTCACCGTAGCCGTCAGTGGTGGCGTTGACAGTATGACACTGGCTTATCTCGCCCATCAAACACTGGGTAATAAAGCCACAATGGCACACGCGGTTTCTCCTGCTGTGCCACGTAACGATACACAGCGTATAGAAAACTATACCCAGGAATTAGGGTGGAATTTACGACTGGTACAGACAGGAGAAATCGCCCTGCGGGAATACCGTGAAAACCCTGTCAACCGTTGCTATTACTGCAAAAATTGCCTGTATACCACGCTAAACGCGCTTAAAACCGGCCAGGTGATATCCGGCACCAACGTAGACGATCTTGGTGATTTCCGCCCTGGTTTAATCGCAGCTCAGGAACATCATGTTCGTCATCCTTATGTAGAAGCCGATATTGATAAAAAAACCTTGCGCGCGATTGCCACCCATCTTGGACTAAAACAGTTAGCCAACCTCCCCGCTTCTCCTTGTCTGGCGAGCCGAGTAGAAACGGGAATAATTATTCAGCCCCCGCAGCTTGAAGTGATCAACCAAATTGAAAATTTAGTGCGCCAACAGGTCATGACAGACAACATTCGCTGTCGAATAACGGCACGACAGCTGGTTATTCAGATAGATCAACCTGCGTTGACGACGTTAGCGGAAGCACAAATTAGCAATATGCAAACCGCCATTATTGACACGGCAAAGCACGCTGGCCTGATGCTGCCGGTTATCTTCGCGCCTTACCAACGCGGCAGCGCTTTTATTAAGGATAATTGA
- the larB gene encoding nickel pincer cofactor biosynthesis protein LarB — MTGIILDFERAARCGIEEAVFCESKTPQQISDIITLASNAGQRLLLTRLSAEKLSTLPEQVQTQLNYDPDGWTATFGPQPECGQTPRIAIVSGGTSDHHVCSEAANTLHYHGYSCQRFEDVGIAGLWRLMKQLEEIKKADIIITVAGMEAALPTVLAGLVANPIIAVPTSVGYGVATGGHLALQSMLGSCASGLTVVNIDNGFGAACAAIRLLNQFKPR, encoded by the coding sequence ATGACAGGCATTATTCTGGATTTTGAACGGGCGGCACGCTGTGGCATAGAAGAAGCCGTATTTTGCGAAAGTAAAACGCCACAACAAATTTCGGATATTATTACGCTGGCTTCCAACGCCGGTCAACGCCTGCTACTGACACGGCTTAGTGCGGAGAAACTGAGTACTTTGCCGGAACAGGTGCAAACCCAGCTCAATTATGACCCGGATGGCTGGACTGCTACATTCGGCCCACAGCCTGAATGCGGACAAACACCACGAATAGCCATTGTGTCCGGCGGAACCTCCGATCACCATGTCTGCAGCGAGGCCGCTAATACTCTGCATTATCATGGTTATTCCTGTCAGCGTTTTGAGGATGTTGGTATTGCCGGCCTGTGGCGTTTAATGAAACAGCTGGAAGAGATCAAGAAAGCCGACATCATTATTACCGTTGCCGGTATGGAAGCCGCATTACCTACCGTGCTGGCCGGCTTGGTCGCCAACCCTATTATTGCCGTGCCAACCTCTGTTGGATATGGCGTTGCCACCGGTGGTCATCTCGCCCTGCAATCTATGCTCGGCAGTTGTGCCAGTGGTCTGACCGTTGTCAATATTGATAACGGTTTTGGCGCTGCCTGCGCGGCTATTCGTTTATTGAATCAATTCAAGCCACGATAG
- a CDS encoding DUF362 domain-containing protein encodes MDRRKFLKVTGLTAAGVVLSSQQASVMAAENALTTQPSPAKAKVFFTRDLSASGLKKMYDLVQAPLSGKIAVKLHTGEPNGPNIIPREWVKSLLPEIPNSTIVETNVFYPSPRQTTEGHRETLRINGWNFSEVDILDADGDINFPVPGGKWFKEIAMGKNLVNYDSLLVLTHFKGHAMGGFGGSLKNIAIGCASGKVGKKQLHQRGDAPFGHNGARFMENMAESGKAIVNHFGEKIAYINVMRNMSVDCDCAGTSAAPVVTPDIGILASTDLLAIDQASVDLIYALPPAQRHDLVERMESREGLHQLTAMENLGIGSRAYELIDVS; translated from the coding sequence ATGGACAGACGTAAATTCCTCAAAGTAACGGGTTTAACCGCTGCTGGCGTCGTACTCTCCAGCCAACAGGCCAGCGTCATGGCAGCCGAAAATGCCCTCACCACTCAACCCTCCCCGGCAAAAGCCAAGGTCTTTTTTACCCGGGATCTGAGCGCGTCAGGCCTTAAAAAAATGTACGACCTGGTTCAGGCACCTCTTTCGGGAAAAATCGCAGTAAAGCTACATACAGGTGAACCCAATGGCCCCAATATTATCCCCCGTGAATGGGTCAAATCTTTACTGCCGGAGATCCCGAACAGCACCATAGTGGAAACCAACGTGTTTTATCCAAGCCCTCGTCAAACAACCGAAGGGCACCGGGAAACATTACGTATCAATGGCTGGAACTTTAGTGAAGTTGATATTCTGGATGCTGATGGAGATATCAATTTTCCGGTACCCGGCGGTAAATGGTTTAAGGAAATCGCTATGGGTAAAAACCTCGTTAATTATGATTCACTTCTGGTTTTAACCCACTTTAAAGGGCATGCCATGGGCGGATTCGGTGGTTCACTTAAAAATATTGCCATTGGCTGTGCATCCGGCAAAGTCGGTAAAAAACAACTTCACCAGCGAGGTGATGCGCCATTTGGCCATAATGGAGCGAGATTTATGGAGAACATGGCCGAATCGGGTAAAGCTATCGTTAATCACTTCGGAGAGAAAATAGCTTATATCAACGTGATGCGTAACATGTCTGTTGACTGTGACTGTGCGGGGACGAGTGCCGCACCGGTCGTCACGCCGGATATCGGTATTCTTGCTTCCACGGATCTGCTTGCGATTGATCAAGCCTCAGTTGACTTGATTTACGCCCTCCCCCCTGCTCAACGCCATGACCTTGTAGAGAGGATGGAGTCTCGGGAGGGCCTGCACCAGCTTACCGCGATGGAAAATCTGGGAATAGGAAGCCGCGCATACGAGCTTATCGACGTTAGCTGA
- a CDS encoding PRD domain-containing protein, which produces MKVLSKRQISLVNRLAQENGWLATTQAAKILDISVSTLRRDVEAINLYFADKGNYILSKPGLGLKLDANGIVSLPAASGDEHVVNILKSKRLVGITTDLLTHSPTPLSISFLSEKYFISRSSIVEDLNKIDKWLGNFSLQMIKNHTGTHIEGNDYDIRMALKEIITHSVLCNYQMTDSRIDRFSRVQLIKEFGKENVANCINLITFIEDELACAISEPYYTNLFSHLLVTIRRMEQRKHHSNDDCVPAYDTKEWQIAVKAISWLEKKYTLSFPAIEISYIYQYLVSSGKHQVHTSPLDLGVADKEALSYAINLTSALSQSLKCDLISDKALLNALVMHIKPMLNRLSFRIIIHNPLLDEIKKELSEVFIAVRNATMRINNYSKHDPPSEDEVAYLTVYIQAAIEKVKENKKIILVCSSGVGTSQLLYSRITKAFPDWEIIDIVPGSRLKKTLAEKKCDLIISTIRIEEMMIPVAYVSALFSAKDIIRVTETLFAERNFQEK; this is translated from the coding sequence ATGAAAGTGCTAAGTAAAAGACAAATATCTCTGGTGAACCGTTTAGCTCAAGAGAATGGCTGGCTAGCCACCACTCAGGCGGCAAAAATACTCGATATTTCAGTGAGTACGCTCCGGCGAGACGTTGAGGCGATTAACCTTTATTTCGCTGATAAAGGTAACTATATACTCAGCAAACCCGGACTGGGGCTGAAACTTGACGCTAACGGCATAGTGTCGCTGCCTGCTGCTTCCGGAGATGAACATGTTGTTAACATACTAAAAAGTAAAAGACTTGTGGGTATCACCACCGATTTGCTAACACATTCGCCAACGCCTCTATCCATCAGTTTTTTGTCAGAGAAATATTTTATAAGCCGTTCCTCTATCGTAGAGGACTTAAATAAAATTGATAAATGGCTGGGAAACTTTTCGCTGCAGATGATAAAGAATCATACGGGGACGCATATTGAAGGCAATGACTATGATATTCGCATGGCTCTCAAAGAGATCATTACACATAGCGTTTTATGCAATTATCAGATGACCGACAGCAGAATAGACAGATTCTCCCGGGTGCAGCTCATCAAAGAGTTTGGTAAGGAGAATGTTGCCAACTGCATCAATCTCATCACGTTTATAGAGGATGAATTAGCATGTGCAATTAGCGAGCCGTATTACACCAATCTTTTTTCACATTTATTGGTCACAATCCGACGCATGGAGCAGAGAAAACATCATTCCAATGACGATTGTGTACCTGCCTATGATACCAAGGAATGGCAAATTGCAGTAAAAGCAATAAGCTGGCTCGAGAAAAAATACACACTTTCCTTCCCGGCGATTGAGATAAGCTATATCTATCAATATCTTGTTTCATCTGGAAAACATCAGGTCCATACCAGCCCTCTTGATCTTGGTGTAGCGGATAAAGAAGCGTTAAGTTATGCAATAAATCTTACCAGCGCCCTTTCTCAATCGCTCAAATGTGATTTGATATCTGACAAGGCACTTTTGAATGCGTTGGTCATGCATATTAAACCCATGTTGAATCGTCTGTCTTTCCGGATAATCATCCATAACCCTCTTCTTGATGAGATCAAAAAAGAGCTTTCTGAAGTCTTCATTGCGGTTAGAAACGCAACAATGAGGATCAATAATTACAGCAAACACGATCCCCCCTCAGAGGATGAGGTTGCCTATTTAACCGTGTATATTCAGGCTGCAATAGAAAAGGTTAAAGAGAACAAAAAAATAATCCTTGTCTGCTCAAGCGGGGTTGGAACATCCCAACTCCTTTATAGCCGGATTACCAAGGCATTCCCTGACTGGGAGATTATCGATATTGTGCCCGGAAGCAGGCTGAAAAAAACATTAGCTGAAAAAAAATGTGACTTAATCATCTCGACCATACGGATAGAGGAAATGATGATCCCCGTCGCCTATGTTTCAGCTCTTTTTTCAGCAAAAGACATTATTCGTGTGACAGAAACTCTGTTCGCCGAACGCAACTTTCAGGAGAAATAA
- a CDS encoding PTS sugar transporter subunit IIA translates to MLDKIVISDLLSKACVITDMQANSKIDVIEQLTQSLCDEGVISNKQGFINDVLAREALGSTGFENQIAIPHGKSCWVNETRIAVAKLKETVDWETMDSSDVKLVILFAVKEADSGAGHIKVLARISIALGDDDVVEKLLNADSQDELYRLIISNTGE, encoded by the coding sequence ATGTTAGATAAAATAGTGATAAGCGATCTGTTAAGTAAAGCCTGCGTTATTACTGACATGCAGGCAAACAGTAAAATTGATGTCATTGAGCAGTTAACCCAGTCGCTTTGCGATGAAGGCGTAATCAGTAATAAGCAGGGATTTATCAATGACGTACTCGCCAGGGAAGCCCTAGGATCGACCGGATTTGAAAACCAGATAGCGATTCCACATGGCAAGTCCTGCTGGGTGAATGAAACAAGAATAGCCGTGGCAAAACTGAAAGAGACTGTCGATTGGGAAACAATGGATAGCTCCGATGTGAAGCTGGTTATTCTTTTCGCAGTAAAAGAAGCAGACAGCGGAGCCGGGCATATAAAAGTCCTGGCTCGTATATCGATTGCATTAGGGGATGATGATGTTGTTGAAAAACTGCTTAATGCCGATTCGCAAGACGAATTATACCGGTTAATTATCAGCAATACCGGGGAGTAG
- a CDS encoding PTS fructose transporter subunit IIC, producing MKIIAITACPTGVAHTYLAEANLKKNASKKGIPILVETHGAVDSEYIFTDDDIRQADIVLIAADKVIDLSRFNNKNIIRVSVTRAAKDAPGLLDDIVSGKLQPERHLETGIDKEQQKKDTDNSFFSKIYIHLITGVNLMIPFVVAGGILIALSFSFGITAATPGDANFNPIAKMLSDIGGGAAFALMLPILSLGISKSISGNMGIVSGAVGGMMAIQTGSGFLGALLAGFLAGYITLVIIKYINLPKSVAGLKPILIVPLLSVFITGALMVLVIGEPIKFLLDALTSFLENLGNTNAAIMGLLIGMMVAFDMGGPLNKTVCMFAIGLMSTGIYEPIAACMAAGMVPPLGIALATTLFGRKFTRQEKDTGKVTYVLGLSFITEGAIPYAVADPLRVIPAIVAGSGLAGALSMALGCASRAPHGGIFVMFIPNVITNVLGYIVAIAAGALLTAIILRFIKKDSPEAVQEM from the coding sequence ATGAAAATTATTGCAATTACCGCCTGTCCAACAGGCGTTGCACATACTTACCTTGCAGAAGCAAACCTTAAAAAGAACGCCTCAAAAAAAGGCATTCCAATACTTGTTGAAACTCACGGCGCTGTTGACAGTGAATACATTTTCACGGATGACGATATCAGGCAGGCAGATATTGTCTTAATTGCTGCCGATAAGGTCATTGATCTCTCTCGCTTCAATAATAAAAACATTATCCGGGTCTCTGTGACTCGGGCTGCAAAGGATGCACCAGGCTTACTGGATGATATTGTTTCTGGCAAATTACAGCCAGAACGGCATCTTGAAACAGGCATAGATAAAGAACAACAAAAAAAAGACACAGATAATTCATTCTTTTCAAAAATTTATATCCACCTTATTACCGGCGTCAACCTGATGATACCGTTCGTGGTTGCCGGCGGCATTTTAATTGCCCTGAGTTTCTCATTTGGAATTACCGCGGCAACACCGGGGGATGCAAACTTTAACCCCATTGCAAAAATGCTTTCTGATATCGGGGGCGGTGCCGCTTTTGCACTGATGCTTCCTATTCTGTCGCTCGGGATCAGTAAATCCATTAGCGGCAATATGGGCATAGTGTCAGGTGCGGTGGGTGGCATGATGGCAATACAGACAGGATCAGGCTTCCTGGGGGCATTGCTGGCCGGATTCCTGGCCGGGTATATCACGCTTGTTATCATAAAATACATCAATCTGCCCAAGTCTGTTGCGGGTTTAAAGCCTATTCTCATCGTCCCGTTACTGAGCGTCTTCATCACTGGCGCACTCATGGTACTGGTCATTGGCGAGCCCATTAAGTTTCTTCTCGATGCACTGACTTCGTTCCTCGAAAACCTGGGAAATACCAACGCAGCCATCATGGGGCTTTTGATCGGCATGATGGTGGCTTTTGATATGGGCGGGCCGCTGAACAAGACCGTGTGTATGTTTGCCATTGGTCTGATGTCGACGGGCATCTATGAACCGATTGCCGCATGCATGGCCGCCGGTATGGTGCCACCGTTAGGTATTGCACTCGCTACTACGCTATTTGGCCGAAAATTTACCCGGCAGGAAAAAGACACCGGAAAGGTCACCTATGTTCTCGGCCTGTCATTTATCACCGAAGGCGCTATCCCTTACGCCGTTGCCGATCCACTGCGCGTCATTCCAGCCATCGTCGCTGGCTCCGGGCTCGCTGGTGCCCTCTCTATGGCGTTGGGATGTGCCTCAAGGGCCCCACACGGCGGCATATTCGTCATGTTTATTCCTAATGTGATTACCAACGTCTTGGGTTATATCGTCGCTATCGCCGCCGGTGCATTACTGACCGCCATTATTCTTCGGTTTATTAAGAAAGACAGCCCTGAAGCTGTACAGGAGATGTAA
- a CDS encoding ketose-bisphosphate aldolase, translating into MLMNMKDMLSVAQKNKFGVGAFNIASAEFARLVIEVAEKHRSPVILEVHPDEHEFTGDDFIYYLRELAIKATVPVVIHLDHGQTLEQVMRAIRTGYTSVMIDASALPLEENIAITRHVTEVAHAAGVSVEAELGTIGVAQGSNEGGHAEILYTDPQQAEQFVKQTGVDTLAVAIGTSHGLYPAGKQPKLDIERLQAIKQRLNIPLVLHGGSGNKDAEVAESIQHGVGKINISSDMKKAFFVALEEELKSGSHEPNALFIKPMEAAKAIVVQKMNLFSSIGKAELYR; encoded by the coding sequence ATGCTTATGAATATGAAAGACATGCTATCTGTTGCTCAGAAAAATAAATTTGGTGTTGGTGCTTTTAATATCGCCTCTGCTGAATTCGCCAGACTTGTTATTGAAGTGGCAGAAAAACATCGTTCACCGGTTATTCTTGAAGTCCATCCGGATGAACATGAATTTACCGGGGATGACTTTATTTACTATCTGCGCGAACTTGCCATTAAGGCAACGGTACCTGTCGTGATCCATTTGGATCATGGGCAAACCCTTGAGCAGGTTATGCGGGCGATACGTACTGGCTATACCTCCGTCATGATTGATGCCTCCGCCCTTCCTCTGGAGGAAAATATCGCCATCACCCGTCACGTCACCGAAGTGGCACACGCGGCAGGTGTTTCGGTTGAAGCGGAACTTGGCACTATCGGTGTGGCACAGGGGAGCAACGAAGGCGGACACGCTGAGATTCTCTATACCGATCCTCAACAGGCTGAGCAATTTGTTAAACAGACCGGCGTCGATACGTTAGCCGTTGCGATTGGCACCTCACATGGTTTATATCCGGCAGGAAAACAGCCGAAATTGGATATCGAGAGGCTTCAAGCTATTAAACAACGGCTAAATATCCCTTTAGTTCTGCACGGTGGGTCAGGTAACAAGGATGCGGAAGTTGCAGAATCTATCCAGCACGGTGTCGGTAAAATCAACATTTCCAGCGATATGAAAAAAGCCTTCTTTGTTGCACTTGAAGAAGAGTTGAAGTCAGGCAGTCACGAGCCTAACGCTCTATTTATCAAGCCAATGGAAGCAGCGAAAGCCATTGTGGTTCAAAAAATGAATTTATTCTCATCCATTGGGAAGGCCGAGCTTTACCGCTAG